The following coding sequences lie in one Halorarum halophilum genomic window:
- a CDS encoding DNA-directed RNA polymerase subunit D, with protein sequence MADEFDVEVVSRDDRSARLLVRGLTPAIANGIRRNVLAEVPTLSIDTVRFVENTSVMFDEMVALRLGLVPLTTPLDDYEIGDTVTVALDVDGPATAYSGDIETSDERVQPADENIPIIELKDGQRLEFEADAVLDTGKDHAKHQAGVGIGYRHLQRVEVVGERGEFDEEEPNILRGVIETEDGEYVHTDEFGADLTNRYPGKELEVTDVPDAFVFHIESDGSMGVDELILRAVESLQDRADELSIKVAV encoded by the coding sequence ATGGCAGACGAATTCGACGTGGAGGTAGTTTCCCGGGACGACCGCTCGGCGCGCCTACTCGTGCGTGGGCTCACGCCCGCGATCGCGAACGGCATCCGACGGAATGTCCTCGCGGAAGTGCCGACGCTCTCCATCGACACCGTCCGGTTCGTGGAGAACACGTCGGTGATGTTCGACGAGATGGTGGCGCTCAGGCTGGGACTCGTCCCCCTGACGACGCCGCTCGACGACTACGAGATCGGTGACACCGTCACCGTCGCGCTCGACGTCGACGGGCCGGCGACCGCGTACTCGGGCGACATCGAGACGTCCGACGAGCGCGTCCAGCCGGCCGACGAGAACATCCCCATCATCGAGCTGAAGGACGGCCAGCGCCTCGAGTTCGAGGCCGACGCCGTCCTCGATACGGGGAAGGACCACGCCAAGCATCAGGCCGGCGTCGGCATCGGCTACCGGCACCTCCAGCGGGTGGAGGTCGTCGGCGAGCGTGGCGAGTTCGACGAGGAGGAGCCCAACATCCTCCGCGGCGTCATCGAGACGGAGGACGGCGAGTACGTCCACACCGACGAGTTCGGCGCCGATCTCACGAACAGGTACCCCGGCAAGGAGCTGGAGGTGACCGACGTCCCCGACGCGTTCGTCTTCCATATCGAGTCGGACGGGTCCATGGGCGTCGACGAACTGATCCTCCGCGCGGTCGAGTCGCTGCAGGACCGCGCGGACGAACTGTCGATCAAGGTCGCAGTCTAA
- a CDS encoding 30S ribosomal protein S11: MSDAENTPQGEGKWAIANVFASFNNTLITVTDATGAETLVKSSGGAVVKQNRDEASPYAAMQMAEGVAEDLLAQGIEGVHVRVRGPGGNAQKSPGPGAQATIRALARAGLEIGRIEDVTPIPHDGTRAPKKNRL; this comes from the coding sequence ATGAGTGACGCAGAGAACACGCCACAGGGCGAGGGCAAGTGGGCCATCGCCAACGTATTCGCATCGTTCAACAACACGCTCATCACCGTCACGGACGCCACGGGCGCAGAGACGCTCGTGAAGTCCTCCGGCGGCGCCGTCGTGAAGCAGAACCGCGACGAGGCGTCGCCGTACGCGGCGATGCAGATGGCCGAGGGGGTCGCGGAGGACCTCCTCGCGCAGGGCATCGAGGGCGTGCACGTCCGTGTGCGCGGACCCGGCGGGAACGCGCAGAAGTCCCCCGGGCCGGGCGCGCAGGCGACCATCCGGGCGCTCGCGCGCGCCGGGCTGGAGATCGGCCGCATCGAGGACGTGACTCCCATCCCGCACGACGGCACGCGGGCACCGAAGAAGAACCGGCTGTAA